In Afipia carboxidovorans OM5, the sequence CGCAAAAGCCTGCGGATCATCCGCGAGGTGATCTGGGGCCTGCGGGAATCCGGCTCTGATCCGCGTATCTGCAACATCCTCGACGGCCAGGTGCGCGCCATCGAGGCGGCGTGTGACGAATTCCCGCTGGACAACATCTGCCGGCAAATTCTGGCACCGATCAACGAACTGCTTGGCGACGGCGAGGCTGTTGCAAAGGAGACAAGCGCTGCGCTGGAGAGCGATGCCATAACTGTCGCTGCACCGGAAATCGCCGCTGCTCCGAAGACACAGGCCGAGGCTGCTGTTGAAGCCGTTGCCGTCGAGGCGATCGCTGAAACGATGGTCGAAGCCGCTTCCGACACAGAGCTTGAGATATCCCTGCCGGAGCAAGCCGAAGCCGTGCACGCGCAATCCGCGACTGCGCCGGAAATGAGCGCGCCGGTCGAAGCCGCAACTACTGAGAGCGTGGATATTGTCGCCCTCGAAGCCGAGGCCACCGACATCGCAGCCGTGGATGCTACGCTCGATATGGACGCAGCTCCTGCCATGGCCGCAGAGGCTGTATCGGAAACACCAGAGGCCGCCGCCGTGCCGCAGCCCGCATCTGAAGCGGCTGCGCAGCAAGCCATCGCTCCCGAAGTTGCGGCGCCCGAACCGGTCCATGTTGAGGCCGAGACTCCGCGCCCCGTGACGATCCTGAACGCGTCCGCCTCGCCGCAGACGGTTGCTCAGCCAATGGCCGAGCCGGAGCCCGCCCGCGAAACCGCGGTTCATGCAACAGCCGCCAGCCTTCCGAAGGTCGACCCGACCACCGTCGAGGCTGCTACTGCGGCGAGCAGCGAACCGGTTGCAACCGAGGACGACCTCTGGGCGGATATCGAGGCCGAGATCGCCCCCCTGCCCGCACTCGAGAACGGCGCCTCGCTTGGCGCGACGCTGATCGCGCAAGGCGTGGTGCGGCCCTCAGCCGCCACCGCCGACCTGCTGGCGCCGATCCGCCGCATGAGCCATGCCGAACGGATCGCGTTCTTCAGCTAGAGCGATCCATCGGGGTCGATGCAGTCGTATCTGTCGTCCCCGCGAAGGCAGGGAGTCAGTCTGGTTCGGTTTGCGCGGGAGCAACTGAAAGGAAGCCCGGACGATCAGTCGTTCGCCTGCTGTCCAATCGCCTCGGCATAAAGCCCGGCATCAACATTTCCGCCGGAGAGCACGATCACCACGGTCTTTCCGCGCGCGTCCATCCGCCCGGCGAGAAGCGCCGCCAGCGCCACCGCGCCGCCCGGCTCCACCACCAGCTTCAGCTCACTGAAGGCGAACGCCATCGCCTGCATCGCCTCGGCGTCGGTCGCCGTCACACCGCCCGCTACCAGTTGGCGGTTGATCGCAAACGTCAGTTCGCCCGGCTCCGGCGCCATCAGCGCGTCGCAGATCGAGCGAGCCTTCGCATCGTGGCGCTGCCGCACGCCGCTCGCCAGCGAGCGGGCGTGGTCGTCATAGCCGGCAGGCTCCGAGGTCAGCAGCCGCGCCTGCGGAAAATGATGGTTGGTCGCAAGCGCGATGCCCGCCACCAATCCGCCGCCCGAAGCCGGCGCGGACACGAGATCGGGTGCAATCCCGCGCGCATGCAGGTCCTCGGCAATCTCGAGACCGACGGTGCCCTGCCCCGCAATGATCTGCGGATCGTCGAACGGCCGCACCAGCGTCGCGCCGCTCTCGGCCACGATCGCCTCCGCAATGCCCTCGCGGCTTTCGCGGTCGCGGTCGTAAAGGACGACACGGGCGCCGTACCCCTTGGTGCGCTCGCGCTTGAACGCCGGCGCATCGGCCGGCATCACGATGGTCGCAGGCAGGCCGATGATTTGCGCGGCGGCGGCAACGCCCTGCGCATGGTTGCCCGACGAATAGGCGACGACGCCCCTGACGCGCTCGTTCTCCGGAATGAGCGAGAGACGATTGAACGCGCCGCGAAACTTGAACGAGCCGGTCCGCTGCAGCACTTCCGGCTTGACGAAAACACGAGCGCCGGTCGCGGCATCGAGCGCCGGCGAACTCAGGAGCGGCGTTCGGACCGCGTGCCCGGCGAGCCTGCGGGCGGCGGCTTCGATATCAGCATAGACAGGGAGGGTCTGGTCCATCGTGCCGTCTTATCGCGACAGACCGCCGCCGATCAAGAGTTAGGCCGCGGCGCAGATCGCCGGCGCGAGGTCGCGGCGCGCGTGGACGATATTATCGATGAAGGCGCGCGCGCAGGCCTCCCAGGTGTGCGCCAGCGCGAAATCCCGGCAGGCGTCGCGGGAGATAGCAAGCGCGCCACGGCAGGCAGCGGCGAGATCCTCGTCGAGCACACCGACCGGCACATCGCCGATCACGTCCTTCGGCCCGCTCACCGGGAAGGCCGCCACCGGCACGCCGCTTGCGAGCGCCTCCAGCAGCACCAGCCCGAACGTATCGGTCCGGCTCGGAAACACGAACACGTCCGCTGCCGCATAGGCTTTCGCCAGCGCATCGCCCTGCATCGCGCCGAGAAAGATCGCATCGGGATAACGGCGCTCCAGTTCCGCGCGCGCGGGGCCATCACCGACTACCACCTTGGTGCCGGGAAGATCGAGGCTGAGAAACGCCTCAAGATTCTTCTCAACGGCGACACGCCCGACCGAGAGGAAGATCGGCCGCGGCAGACCGAGATCGAGCGCGCGTGGATGAAACAGGTTGGTATCGACGCCGCGCGGCCACAGCGCGACATTATGAAAGCCGCGTCCGCGCAGTTCATCGGCCAGCGCCGGCGTTGCTGCCATCACCGCCTGGCTCTGCGCATGAAAGCGCCGCAGCCCCGCCCAGACCCAGGATTCCGGGATCGGCGAGCGCGCCGAGACGTACTCAGGAAAACGGGTATGAAAGCTCGTGGTGAACGGGAGCTGCCGCCTCAAGCAATAGCGCCGCACCAGAAGGCCGATCGGCCCTTCGGTCGCGATATGGATATTGTCCGGCCGCGCGTCTTCGATCAGCGCCGCGACCCTGGCAGGCCCCGGCAACGCAACACGCAGATCGGGGTAACTCGGCAGCGCCACAGTGGCGAAGGATTGCGGCGTGAGAAACGTCACCTCCGCACCGAGCCCACGCGCGGCCTCCGCCATCATGGTGAGCGTGCGAACGACGCCGTTGATCTGCGGATGCCACGCATCGGTGGCGACCAGAATGCGCATCAGGCCGCCTGCGCCGCGATGGCGGGCACCGGCGCGAGCTGCCGCAACGGCACCGTCCACCGGATGATCTCGAAGCGGCCGTCGTGATGCTCGACCAGTGCCGTACAGCTCTCTACCCAGTCGCCGCAATTCATGTAGCGGATGCCGTCATATTCGCCGATCGTCGCGTAATGGATGTGGCCGCATATCACGCCGTCCGCGCCGTACCGGCGCGCCTCGGCGGCGAGCGTCTGCTCGAACGCGCCGATGTAATTCACCGCGTTCTTCACCTTCAGCTTCGCCCATTGCGACAGCGACCAATAGGGCGAGCCGAACATGCGACGAAACACATTGACGAAACGGTTGGCCTGAATGGCGAGGTCGTAGGCCTTGTCACCGAGATGCGCGAGCCAGCGCGCGTTCTGCACGACGAGATCGAACAGATCGCCGTGGATGACGAGATAGCGCCTGCCGTCGAGACCTTCGTGGATCACCTGCTCGACCACTTCGACACCGCCGAAATGCGTGCCGTAATAGGAGCGCAGGAATTCGTCGTGATTGCCGGGCACATAGAAAACCTTCGCGCCCTTGCGGACGCGGCGGAGCATCTTCTGCACGAAATCGTTGTGTGATTGCGGCCAGTGCCAATGGGACTTCAGTGCCCAGCCATCGACGATGTCGCCAACGAGATAGATCGTCTCGGCATCGTGCACGCGGAGGAAATCGAGAAGCCGCTCGGCTTGCGATCCTCTTGCTCCCAGATGGACATCGGAAATAAATAAAGTGCGGAAGGTCCGTTCCGGAATGCCATCTGAGATAGAGACGTTTTCCATGGGCGTGCAGCTAGCAGAGTTGTGTGACAGGGCGATGACGGCGCGCGGCCTTCATCAGGCAGCAATCGATGGCGTGCGTTCGAAGCAAACCAGCGTGTAGAACGGCGCCACTTTCCGCCGCTCGATCAGCGCGGCTTCGGCATTGGATTGCGCCCAGGCCGCAAGCCGCGCGAACGGAAATTCGGGGCGCAGACCCAGCGCGCGGGTACGCTTCGCCGCCCAGCGCTCGACCGCAGCCGCGACGCCCACCTCCGAGTAGAGATGATTGACGAGAATGATGCGCCCGCCCGGCTTCACCACGCGGTGACATTCGGACAGCACCTGCTCGGGGTTCGCCACCAGCGTGATAACAAACTGCGCCACGACACAGTCGAATGTCGCATCGGCAAACGACATGCGGTGCGCATCCATCTGCAGCACGTCCCTGACGTGCGGGTAGCGTCCGCTTTCCATCTTCGCCCGCGCCTTGGCGAGCATCGGCGCGCTCATGTCGATGCCGGTGATTTCGGTCCCCGCATCGTAATCGTCGAAGGAAAGGCCGGTGCCGACGCCGACCTCGAGAATTTTTCCGCCGATGGCGCAGGCAGCGGCTGCAGCGGCGCGGCGGCCTTTCACCATCACAGGCCCGCACACCGCATCATAGATCGGCGCCCAGCGGGCATAGGCCGTTTCAACGGTCGATCGGTCGAGATCCGTGCTCATGGTTGCGATCCAGAAAGGCGTTTGGGCGTTTGCGATGGATCGCACCTAACAGCGTCGTGCGACAAATGCGCGACAGCGAAGGGCCGCACGTTCAGTAGAAGGCGTGAAAGTGGTGGATCGGGCCATGGTCGCGGCTGAGCTGCAGGCGGTCGGCCTCGGCAATCGCCGCGCTCACATAGTCTTTCGCCTCGCCCACCGCGTCTTCAAGACTGTGGCCCTTGGCAAGGCCAGCGGCAATCGCCGACGACAGCGTGCAGCCAGTGCCGTGCACGTTTTTGGTTCTGACGCGTTCGGCGGCAAGACGAATCACCTGATCCTCGCGGATGAGATAATCGATGCTCTGCGGTCCCTCGCCGTGCCCGCCCTTGATCAGCACGGCCGGCACGCCGAGCCGCAGAATGCGGCGGCCCTGCCCGACAATCTCGTCCTCGGTTTGCGCAACGTCTTCCTCGAGCAGCGCCGCTGCCTCGGGCAGGTTCGGCGTCGCGAGGCTTGCGACCGGGATCAGCCGCGTGCGGATCGCCTCGACGGCATCTTCGGCGAGAAGCCGGTCGCCGGAGGTTGCGATCATCACCGGATCGAGCACGACGTTCTTCGCCTTCCAGTGAATGAGCCGCTCGGTAATCGTCTCGATGATCGGCTCCGACGCCGTCATCCCGATCTTGACCGCGCCGACAGCGAGATCGCTCATCACCGCATCGATCTGCGCGGCGACGAAATCAGCCGGCGATTCATGAATCGCGGTCACGCCCCTGGTGTTCTGCGCCGTCAACGCGGTGATGGCGGTGGTGCCATAGACGCCGAGCGCGGAAAAAGTCTTGAGGTCGGCCTGAATGCCCGCGCCGCCGATCGTGTCCGAGCCCGCAATCGAAAGTGCAACCGGTATCGTCATCGTCCAAACAATCCTC encodes:
- a CDS encoding threonine ammonia-lyase, whose protein sequence is MDQTLPVYADIEAAARRLAGHAVRTPLLSSPALDAATGARVFVKPEVLQRTGSFKFRGAFNRLSLIPENERVRGVVAYSSGNHAQGVAAAAQIIGLPATIVMPADAPAFKRERTKGYGARVVLYDRDRESREGIAEAIVAESGATLVRPFDDPQIIAGQGTVGLEIAEDLHARGIAPDLVSAPASGGGLVAGIALATNHHFPQARLLTSEPAGYDDHARSLASGVRQRHDAKARSICDALMAPEPGELTFAINRQLVAGGVTATDAEAMQAMAFAFSELKLVVEPGGAVALAALLAGRMDARGKTVVIVLSGGNVDAGLYAEAIGQQAND
- a CDS encoding glycosyltransferase family 4 protein, with translation MRILVATDAWHPQINGVVRTLTMMAEAARGLGAEVTFLTPQSFATVALPSYPDLRVALPGPARVAALIEDARPDNIHIATEGPIGLLVRRYCLRRQLPFTTSFHTRFPEYVSARSPIPESWVWAGLRRFHAQSQAVMAATPALADELRGRGFHNVALWPRGVDTNLFHPRALDLGLPRPIFLSVGRVAVEKNLEAFLSLDLPGTKVVVGDGPARAELERRYPDAIFLGAMQGDALAKAYAAADVFVFPSRTDTFGLVLLEALASGVPVAAFPVSGPKDVIGDVPVGVLDEDLAAACRGALAISRDACRDFALAHTWEACARAFIDNIVHARRDLAPAICAAA
- a CDS encoding UDP-2,3-diacylglucosamine diphosphatase, translated to MENVSISDGIPERTFRTLFISDVHLGARGSQAERLLDFLRVHDAETIYLVGDIVDGWALKSHWHWPQSHNDFVQKMLRRVRKGAKVFYVPGNHDEFLRSYYGTHFGGVEVVEQVIHEGLDGRRYLVIHGDLFDLVVQNARWLAHLGDKAYDLAIQANRFVNVFRRMFGSPYWSLSQWAKLKVKNAVNYIGAFEQTLAAEARRYGADGVICGHIHYATIGEYDGIRYMNCGDWVESCTALVEHHDGRFEIIRWTVPLRQLAPVPAIAAQAA
- a CDS encoding class I SAM-dependent methyltransferase, which encodes MSTDLDRSTVETAYARWAPIYDAVCGPVMVKGRRAAAAAACAIGGKILEVGVGTGLSFDDYDAGTEITGIDMSAPMLAKARAKMESGRYPHVRDVLQMDAHRMSFADATFDCVVAQFVITLVANPEQVLSECHRVVKPGGRIILVNHLYSEVGVAAAVERWAAKRTRALGLRPEFPFARLAAWAQSNAEAALIERRKVAPFYTLVCFERTPSIAA
- the thiD gene encoding bifunctional hydroxymethylpyrimidine kinase/phosphomethylpyrimidine kinase: MTIPVALSIAGSDTIGGAGIQADLKTFSALGVYGTTAITALTAQNTRGVTAIHESPADFVAAQIDAVMSDLAVGAVKIGMTASEPIIETITERLIHWKAKNVVLDPVMIATSGDRLLAEDAVEAIRTRLIPVASLATPNLPEAAALLEEDVAQTEDEIVGQGRRILRLGVPAVLIKGGHGEGPQSIDYLIREDQVIRLAAERVRTKNVHGTGCTLSSAIAAGLAKGHSLEDAVGEAKDYVSAAIAEADRLQLSRDHGPIHHFHAFY